One window of the Nitrospira sp. genome contains the following:
- a CDS encoding HAD family hydrolase, protein MAVVHDREGLAFLFDLDGTLVDSVYQHVLAWREATQAAGIELPVWRIHRQIGMSGGLMLHALLRETGRPVSKEDAERIQRVHAEAFVKQAPSLRILPGAQDLLDALTAGRVPYAIATSGRLQSAQHTLKLLKLPAGTPVVTRDQVKRAKPDPDLFLTAAEQLHMPIGKCIVVGDSVWDLLAARRASALGVGLLSGGYGREELERAGAYRTYHDPADLLRHLDECGVRPDPLV, encoded by the coding sequence ATGGCTGTTGTGCATGATCGTGAGGGGCTCGCGTTTCTCTTCGACCTGGACGGCACGCTGGTGGATAGTGTCTATCAACATGTACTGGCCTGGCGTGAAGCCACTCAAGCCGCGGGAATCGAATTGCCGGTCTGGAGGATCCATCGCCAGATCGGGATGAGTGGCGGTCTGATGTTACATGCCCTCCTGCGCGAAACCGGCCGGCCGGTTTCGAAGGAGGACGCGGAGCGCATTCAGCGGGTCCACGCAGAAGCGTTCGTGAAACAGGCTCCATCGCTACGGATACTGCCTGGCGCGCAGGATCTGCTGGATGCGCTGACGGCGGGTCGTGTGCCCTATGCCATCGCGACCAGCGGACGGCTGCAGAGCGCACAACATACATTGAAGTTGCTGAAGTTGCCTGCCGGCACGCCGGTGGTAACTCGCGATCAAGTGAAACGCGCCAAACCCGATCCCGATTTATTTCTGACGGCTGCCGAGCAACTCCATATGCCGATTGGCAAGTGTATCGTGGTCGGTGATAGCGTCTGGGACCTGCTGGCCGCTCGCAGGGCATCGGCGCTCGGCGTGGGTCTGTTGTCGGGAGGCTACGGTCGAGAGGAACTCGAACGGGCGGGTGCATACCGTACCTACCATGATCCCGCCGACCTCCTGCGTCACTTGGACGAATGCGGAGTTCGCCCAGACCCGCTGGTGTAA
- a CDS encoding SDR family oxidoreductase, which yields MMGSLSGKVAIVTGASGGIGKAIALRLAEQGATVVVHYRTRAQQAGDVVAAIQARGGTAWALHADMSRADEARRVVQETVARYGRLDILVNNAGKFSPKSFLETTEADFDALIGLHAKGPYFAMQEASKVLSEQGRIVNITTAGTQLHFHGASAYLGSKRALEQLTKGIAQELAPRGITVNAVSPGITDSGVLTDQYRQIGLQGSPTQRLGLPADIADVVAFLVSEEARWLTGQTIQAGGGIVM from the coding sequence ATGATGGGGTCGTTGAGCGGAAAGGTGGCGATTGTTACAGGAGCATCCGGCGGGATCGGCAAAGCGATCGCCTTGAGATTGGCCGAACAGGGGGCCACCGTCGTGGTCCACTATCGAACTCGCGCGCAGCAGGCGGGTGATGTCGTAGCTGCTATCCAAGCACGCGGCGGAACGGCGTGGGCGCTCCACGCCGATATGAGTCGTGCGGATGAGGCCCGGCGAGTGGTGCAGGAGACCGTTGCCCGGTACGGCCGTCTGGACATCCTGGTCAACAATGCCGGAAAGTTCTCGCCGAAATCTTTTCTCGAAACCACTGAGGCGGATTTTGATGCATTGATCGGGTTACACGCCAAGGGGCCCTACTTTGCGATGCAGGAGGCGTCCAAGGTGTTGTCGGAACAGGGGCGTATCGTGAACATCACCACCGCCGGCACGCAGTTGCATTTTCATGGCGCCAGCGCGTATTTGGGCAGTAAGCGGGCGTTGGAGCAATTGACGAAGGGCATTGCCCAGGAACTCGCTCCCAGAGGGATTACCGTGAACGCCGTGTCGCCCGGGATTACCGACAGCGGCGTCCTGACCGACCAGTACCGGCAGATCGGTCTTCAAGGCTCTCCGACCCAGCGCCTGGGCCTTCCGGCGGATATTGCCGATGTGGTGGCATTTCTGGTGAGTGAAGAGGCACGGTGGCTGACGGGACAGACAATTCAGGCCGGCGGCGGTATTGTCATGTAA
- a CDS encoding MBL fold metallo-hydrolase has protein sequence MADPHKRLDANRPGNFYVDATCINCDACRQLAPASFEEVGDYSAVVNQPVTAQEVGEAYRALLACPTGSIGTEQSDTLSLNAAKADFPLLVEDEVYYSGYNSEKSFGANSFFVRHPDGNWLIDSPRYLKPLVEAFDRMGGIAYIFLTHEDDVADAARYARRFGAKRIIHRADAHAMPGAEVIIDGSHAQSYGDMFEIIPVPGHTAGSLCLLYRNRFLFTGDHLWWDPETNELNAPQQLVWNADALRRSIATLASYPFEWVLAGHGGRIRLSQQEMRAALDDLIFRRQRVQR, from the coding sequence ATGGCCGACCCGCATAAGCGACTAGACGCGAATCGTCCCGGCAACTTCTACGTCGATGCCACCTGCATCAATTGCGACGCGTGCCGGCAGCTGGCCCCTGCCAGTTTCGAGGAAGTCGGAGACTATTCAGCTGTGGTGAATCAACCGGTCACTGCCCAGGAAGTTGGGGAGGCGTACCGTGCCCTCCTCGCCTGCCCAACCGGTTCGATTGGAACCGAGCAGAGCGATACACTCTCGTTGAATGCCGCGAAGGCCGATTTTCCCCTCCTCGTGGAAGATGAGGTCTATTACAGCGGGTACAATTCAGAAAAGTCTTTCGGCGCCAACAGCTTCTTCGTGCGGCATCCGGATGGCAACTGGTTGATCGATTCGCCGCGGTATCTCAAGCCGCTGGTCGAGGCCTTCGACCGGATGGGCGGGATTGCGTACATCTTTCTGACGCATGAAGACGACGTGGCCGATGCCGCCAGATACGCGCGGCGATTCGGAGCGAAACGGATCATTCACCGCGCAGATGCGCATGCGATGCCCGGTGCAGAAGTGATCATCGATGGTTCGCATGCCCAATCGTATGGCGACATGTTTGAGATCATTCCCGTCCCCGGCCATACGGCAGGCAGCCTCTGTCTTCTCTACCGGAACCGGTTCTTATTTACAGGCGACCATCTCTGGTGGGATCCCGAGACCAATGAGTTGAATGCTCCGCAGCAGTTGGTCTGGAACGCGGACGCGTTGCGCCGATCGATCGCGACCTTGGCATCCTATCCGTTTGAATGGGTACTGGCCGGTCATGGAGGACGGATACGCTTGTCTCAGCAAGAGATGCGTGCAGCGCTCGACGACCTGATCTTCCGTAGGCAACGAGTTCAACGTTGA
- a CDS encoding periplasmic heavy metal sensor, whose protein sequence is MRMQNTFRVVVGTLVLAGALVGAGCHRHHTPAERADWMTSKIAKHLDLDDQQKAKLMAVRDEMVAARAESQQEHNAIMEEVIAQVQSNRLDQAKLSQLMDRHQAEQKRVMQRVLPKVAEWHATLRPEQKTEAVEHIRKWMDRYGDH, encoded by the coding sequence ATGAGGATGCAGAACACATTCAGAGTGGTCGTCGGGACGTTGGTTCTGGCCGGAGCGCTGGTTGGGGCTGGCTGTCATCGGCACCATACGCCGGCTGAGCGGGCGGATTGGATGACGAGCAAGATTGCTAAACATTTGGATCTGGACGACCAGCAGAAGGCGAAGTTGATGGCGGTGAGGGATGAAATGGTGGCGGCCCGTGCCGAATCGCAGCAGGAGCACAACGCCATTATGGAGGAAGTGATCGCTCAGGTGCAGAGCAACCGGCTGGACCAGGCCAAGTTGTCTCAGTTGATGGACCGACACCAGGCCGAACAGAAGCGTGTGATGCAGCGCGTCCTGCCCAAGGTGGCGGAATGGCATGCGACCCTCCGGCCGGAACAAAAGACTGAAGCGGTGGAACACATTCGAAAATGGATGGATCGCTATGGCGACCACTAA
- a CDS encoding OsmC family protein: MKRHASAQWQGDLKTGKGTVSTDSGVLNGTQYSFSTRFENGKGTNPEELIAAAHAGCFTMALSGQLGAANLVADHLATTATVTMEKLDAGWTVTGIHLDVRGKVPNADAAAWDKATTAAKTGCPISRLLNTTITMDAKLER; encoded by the coding sequence ATGAAACGGCATGCGTCGGCACAATGGCAGGGAGATCTCAAAACCGGCAAAGGGACCGTCTCGACCGACAGCGGTGTCTTGAACGGGACCCAATATTCATTCAGCACGCGATTTGAGAATGGGAAAGGCACGAACCCGGAAGAGCTGATCGCCGCCGCGCATGCTGGTTGTTTTACCATGGCGCTCTCCGGTCAATTGGGGGCGGCGAATCTTGTGGCCGATCACCTTGCGACGACCGCCACGGTCACCATGGAAAAACTGGATGCAGGATGGACCGTCACCGGCATTCATTTGGACGTGAGGGGGAAGGTGCCAAACGCTGATGCTGCGGCCTGGGACAAAGCGACCACGGCGGCCAAAACCGGCTGCCCCATCTCCCGCCTATTGAATACCACCATCACCATGGACGCCAAGTTGGAGCGCTGA
- a CDS encoding RidA family protein yields the protein MSRRNVSTGGPWEAKIGYSRAVRVGQSVQVSGTTAMTGAGLVGKDDPYAQTIQALKTIEAALVQAGASIADVVRTRIYMANIDQWQEVGRAHGEVFGAIRPATTMVEVKRLIDPDMLVEIEADAIIG from the coding sequence ATGAGCAGACGCAATGTGTCGACAGGGGGACCATGGGAAGCAAAAATCGGCTATTCACGCGCCGTACGTGTTGGGCAATCCGTGCAGGTTTCCGGTACGACCGCAATGACAGGCGCGGGGCTTGTGGGAAAAGATGATCCCTATGCCCAAACCATCCAAGCGTTGAAAACGATTGAAGCGGCGCTCGTGCAGGCCGGTGCATCGATCGCGGATGTCGTGCGGACACGTATCTATATGGCCAACATCGATCAATGGCAGGAAGTCGGCCGAGCGCATGGTGAAGTCTTCGGGGCGATCAGGCCTGCGACCACCATGGTGGAGGTGAAGCGCTTGATCGATCCGGACATGCTGGTTGAAATCGAAGCCGACGCCATCATCGGGTAG
- a CDS encoding sugar O-acetyltransferase → MTEQSDKRNMLAGELYRASSGELTLERRRAQMMLARYNAITDGAPDLLLSLLREFMGSVGDGTVIMPQFTCDYGYNIHLGRNVFINYHGIFLDCALIDIGNDVQVGPAVQLYTAQHPLEAEVRRSGLESARPIRIGNDVWIGGGAVILPGVTIGDRSVVGAGSVVVHSVPADCVAVGNPARVVRKLASPARTTE, encoded by the coding sequence ATGACTGAACAAAGCGACAAGCGCAACATGTTAGCCGGGGAGCTGTATCGCGCATCGTCGGGGGAGCTCACCCTGGAGCGTCGCCGGGCGCAGATGATGCTCGCTCGCTATAATGCCATCACGGATGGCGCGCCGGATCTACTGCTGTCACTGCTTCGTGAGTTCATGGGTTCCGTCGGAGATGGAACCGTCATCATGCCGCAGTTCACGTGCGATTACGGCTACAACATCCACCTCGGCCGGAACGTGTTCATCAACTATCATGGCATTTTTCTCGACTGTGCTCTCATCGACATCGGGAATGACGTGCAAGTCGGCCCTGCCGTGCAGCTATACACGGCGCAGCATCCGCTCGAGGCAGAGGTACGCCGGTCCGGCCTGGAATCTGCGCGACCGATCCGGATCGGGAATGACGTCTGGATCGGCGGCGGAGCGGTGATTCTACCCGGTGTGACGATCGGTGATCGCAGTGTGGTGGGTGCGGGCAGCGTAGTGGTCCACTCGGTCCCCGCCGATTGTGTCGCAGTCGGCAATCCAGCACGCGTCGTGCGCAAGTTGGCCTCACCCGCCCGGACAACAGAATAA
- a CDS encoding antibiotic biosynthesis monooxygenase, with protein sequence MPVTLINVFSVPADKEAEFVQWWRDVKEQITKQEGFISGHFHNSLKPDSRFNYINVAMWENETLYWKAYERSVTPMKEKLRELGVEMTPALYRVAFEY encoded by the coding sequence ATGCCGGTGACATTGATCAATGTGTTTTCGGTGCCCGCCGACAAAGAGGCTGAGTTTGTGCAGTGGTGGCGGGACGTCAAGGAACAGATCACGAAGCAAGAGGGATTCATCAGCGGCCACTTTCATAACAGCCTCAAGCCGGACAGCCGGTTCAACTATATCAACGTGGCCATGTGGGAGAATGAAACCCTGTATTGGAAGGCCTACGAGAGGAGTGTCACGCCCATGAAGGAGAAGCTGAGAGAGCTGGGCGTTGAGATGACGCCTGCTCTCTACCGCGTAGCCTTCGAGTATTGA
- a CDS encoding hydrogen peroxide-inducible genes activator, translated as MTLTELQYIVALAQERHFGRAAERSFVTQPALSLAIKKLEEELGVAIFERRRNQAVLTPLGEQIVHQAQRVLEEVDHIKLLAAQGKNQLVGALRLGAISTVGPYLLPDLVPLLHKRAPEMPLEIEENLTVNLTAMLKSGKLDVIMIALPFEEPGILVQALYDEPFKAVVPADHRLAKKGTIDPSAMTGERVLLPHAGHCFRHQVLEACPELSRSDSEGLQGNSLETIRQMVASGLGITVMPSSAVTSRHLNKRLTVLEFTKPVPERRIALAWRKGFARPAVMTAIQDAVGMLKIAGLEPIPATA; from the coding sequence ATGACCCTCACTGAACTGCAGTACATCGTCGCCCTTGCTCAGGAACGGCATTTCGGCCGGGCAGCCGAACGCAGTTTCGTGACGCAACCGGCGCTGAGTCTGGCCATCAAAAAGTTGGAGGAGGAATTAGGCGTGGCAATCTTTGAGCGGCGCAGAAATCAGGCGGTGCTCACGCCACTGGGGGAACAGATCGTTCACCAAGCCCAACGGGTGCTGGAAGAGGTGGACCACATCAAGCTGCTTGCGGCCCAAGGGAAGAATCAGCTGGTGGGAGCCTTACGGCTCGGCGCCATCTCCACGGTAGGCCCGTATCTGCTGCCGGATCTCGTGCCTCTCCTGCACAAGCGGGCGCCGGAGATGCCGCTGGAAATCGAGGAGAATTTGACGGTGAATCTCACGGCTATGTTGAAGAGCGGAAAGCTCGACGTCATCATGATCGCCCTGCCGTTTGAGGAGCCGGGAATTCTGGTGCAGGCCCTGTACGACGAACCATTCAAAGCCGTGGTACCGGCAGATCATCGGCTGGCAAAAAAGGGGACAATCGATCCCTCGGCCATGACCGGTGAGCGCGTCTTGCTTCCCCATGCCGGTCATTGCTTCAGGCACCAGGTGCTGGAGGCCTGTCCGGAACTCAGTCGATCGGATTCCGAAGGCTTGCAGGGGAATTCGCTGGAGACGATTCGCCAGATGGTGGCTTCAGGTCTGGGCATTACCGTCATGCCCTCCAGCGCCGTCACCAGCCGACATCTGAACAAACGGCTCACCGTATTGGAGTTCACGAAACCGGTGCCTGAGCGGCGCATCGCCCTGGCCTGGCGCAAGGGCTTTGCGAGGCCGGCCGTCATGACGGCGATTCAGGACGCGGTGGGAATGTTAAAGATCGCGGGGCTGGAGCCGATCCCCGCAACGGCCTGA
- a CDS encoding nitroreductase family protein has product MEKPAETHSPIHDLLRRRWSPRAFSERMVEPEKLRSLFEAARWAPSSSNEQPWQFVVGTKADPPAYDRLLACLKESNKKWAFRAPVLLLSVARMNFEENGTPNRHAWHDTGMAALSLSLQATAMGLVAHQMAGFDREMARVELKIPAGYEPVAMIAVGYSGDPAILDERLRQRELASRERKSVREIVSIGRWDVPPDWPTD; this is encoded by the coding sequence ATGGAAAAGCCCGCTGAGACGCACTCTCCCATTCATGATCTGCTGAGGCGTCGATGGAGCCCGCGAGCCTTTTCGGAACGGATGGTCGAACCGGAAAAATTGAGAAGCCTGTTTGAAGCGGCTAGGTGGGCGCCGTCATCGAGCAACGAACAGCCCTGGCAGTTCGTCGTCGGGACCAAGGCCGATCCGCCAGCGTATGACCGGCTGTTGGCCTGTCTCAAGGAAAGCAATAAGAAATGGGCGTTCCGGGCGCCGGTGCTGCTTCTCTCTGTGGCGCGGATGAACTTTGAGGAGAACGGGACGCCGAACCGGCATGCCTGGCACGACACCGGCATGGCCGCACTGAGTCTCTCACTGCAGGCCACGGCGATGGGATTGGTTGCGCATCAGATGGCGGGCTTCGACAGAGAGATGGCAAGGGTTGAGCTCAAAATTCCGGCGGGGTATGAACCGGTGGCGATGATCGCGGTCGGGTATTCGGGTGATCCGGCGATATTGGATGAGCGGTTGCGTCAGCGGGAGCTGGCATCTCGAGAGCGAAAGTCCGTGAGAGAGATCGTATCCATCGGGCGCTGGGACGTGCCCCCGGATTGGCCGACTGACTGA
- a CDS encoding SAM-dependent methyltransferase: MSIQLDQTVPFGRSLREYELMFSLSASDRRCRILDCAAGPASFNAELTAAGGTVCSFDPLYQFTGAEIQRQFFSTLDHVIEQVRATPQNWVWTYHRDPEDLRRNRITVMDAFVADYREGRGTDRYVCGSLPALPFERDAFDLALSSHFLFLYSDHFSQTFHLDSVRALMRVAREVRIFPLIALRAERSQHLEPVCNQLQHDGYQVSIEQVGYELQRGGNDMLRVRRP; the protein is encoded by the coding sequence ATGAGCATTCAGCTGGATCAGACGGTCCCGTTCGGCCGTTCGTTGCGCGAGTACGAATTGATGTTCTCGCTGAGCGCATCCGACCGTCGATGCCGCATTCTGGATTGCGCCGCCGGACCAGCCAGCTTCAATGCCGAACTCACGGCCGCCGGTGGCACGGTCTGCTCGTTCGACCCACTGTATCAATTCACCGGAGCAGAGATCCAACGGCAATTCTTCTCCACCCTGGATCATGTGATCGAGCAGGTGCGAGCGACGCCGCAGAATTGGGTCTGGACGTATCATCGCGACCCGGAGGATCTGCGACGGAACCGGATCACGGTCATGGACGCATTTGTCGCCGATTACCGCGAGGGGAGGGGAACGGACCGGTATGTCTGTGGTTCCTTGCCGGCCTTGCCGTTCGAGCGCGACGCGTTCGACCTTGCCCTCTCGTCCCATTTTCTGTTTCTGTACTCAGACCACTTCTCCCAGACGTTCCACTTGGACTCGGTTCGTGCGCTGATGCGGGTCGCGCGTGAGGTCCGGATCTTCCCGTTGATCGCCCTGAGAGCCGAACGGTCGCAACATCTCGAGCCGGTCTGCAACCAATTGCAACACGATGGGTACCAAGTCTCGATCGAACAGGTGGGATATGAGCTTCAACGCGGGGGGAATGACATGCTACGCGTGCGTCGACCGTAA
- a CDS encoding c-type cytochrome, with product MGTRRVRWVAGMAAGIMVGAMGMAATKVLGDSSAPSPGGSSTTTQAVLLGLEDPAAYIPTDNPQTAKKIELGRILFFDKRLSKTNTVACANCHMPGLAFTDGQAVSMGINRLQGGRSAPTAINRVYSKVQFWDGRAQTLEEQSTGPFVNPVEHGFLDYDEMTAKMKKISGYRKLFEEVFHDEITEKNIGKAIASFQRTLVSGNSPADRFDVGGEEQALTDSAKRGLELFRGKARCTRCHSGFNFSDEKFHNLGIGWDTNSVDLGRYMVTKNPEDIGAFKTPTLREIARTAPYMHDGRFGTLEEVVKFYNQGGISNPHQDNTIIPLELSNGEQQDVVAFLRSLNGEGWQQVAAPIEFPQ from the coding sequence ATGGGAACGAGAAGGGTGAGATGGGTCGCGGGGATGGCGGCAGGTATCATGGTCGGAGCGATGGGTATGGCGGCCACGAAAGTCCTGGGTGATTCGTCTGCGCCGTCCCCTGGTGGGTCTAGTACGACCACGCAGGCCGTGCTGCTGGGATTGGAAGATCCTGCGGCCTACATTCCGACTGACAATCCGCAGACAGCCAAGAAGATCGAGCTGGGGCGGATTTTGTTTTTTGATAAACGGCTGTCCAAGACCAACACCGTGGCGTGCGCGAACTGCCACATGCCTGGATTGGCGTTCACCGACGGACAAGCCGTCTCCATGGGAATCAATCGACTGCAGGGTGGCCGCAGCGCCCCCACAGCCATCAACCGCGTCTATAGCAAGGTGCAATTTTGGGATGGCCGCGCCCAGACTCTCGAAGAGCAATCGACTGGGCCGTTCGTCAATCCGGTTGAACATGGCTTTCTCGATTATGATGAAATGACGGCGAAGATGAAAAAAATCAGTGGCTACCGCAAGCTGTTCGAAGAGGTGTTCCACGACGAGATTACCGAGAAGAACATCGGCAAGGCGATCGCCAGTTTTCAACGGACGCTGGTCTCCGGCAATAGTCCTGCGGATCGATTCGACGTCGGCGGCGAGGAGCAAGCCTTGACCGATTCGGCCAAACGAGGCCTGGAATTGTTCCGCGGCAAAGCCCGCTGCACGCGTTGCCACTCCGGCTTCAACTTCTCGGACGAGAAATTCCATAACCTCGGCATCGGCTGGGATACCAACAGCGTGGACCTGGGCCGCTACATGGTGACCAAGAATCCCGAAGACATCGGCGCCTTCAAGACGCCGACGTTGCGGGAGATCGCGAGGACTGCCCCCTACATGCACGATGGCCGCTTCGGAACGCTGGAGGAAGTGGTGAAATTTTACAATCAGGGCGGGATTTCGAACCCTCACCAGGACAATACGATCATTCCGCTCGAACTCTCCAACGGAGAACAGCAGGATGTGGTGGCCTTCTTGCGATCCCTGAATGGCGAAGGCTGGCAACAGGTGGCAGCGCCCATCGAGTTTCCGCAATAA
- a CDS encoding DNA-3-methyladenine glycosylase 2 family protein produces MSRLSPEMAHLCRIDPVMKGLIAEVGPYALPLPHRRSPFESLVRAIAYQQLHAKAAECILARFMALCPGRRFPQPSDVLALEPERIREAGFSRAKVAALQDLAVKAIDGTVPTAAVIRRLEDDAIVERLMAVRGIGRWTVEMLLIFQLGRPDVLPVDDFGVRNGFRIAYKKAVMPTPQELLRYGERWRPYRTAAAWYLWRAVDQAKAMRTGALLSKPSTRRISNGRPA; encoded by the coding sequence ATGAGCAGGCTGTCACCGGAAATGGCTCATCTGTGCCGCATCGATCCGGTGATGAAAGGCCTGATCGCAGAGGTCGGCCCCTATGCGCTGCCGCTCCCCCATCGACGCTCTCCATTCGAGTCACTGGTCCGTGCCATTGCCTATCAACAACTCCATGCAAAGGCAGCGGAGTGTATTCTCGCGAGGTTTATGGCCTTGTGTCCGGGTCGTCGGTTTCCGCAGCCGTCCGATGTGTTGGCGTTGGAACCGGAGAGGATTCGGGAAGCAGGATTCTCTCGCGCGAAGGTTGCTGCGCTGCAGGATTTGGCGGTGAAGGCCATCGACGGCACCGTCCCGACCGCAGCGGTCATTCGGCGGCTCGAGGATGACGCCATTGTCGAGCGGCTCATGGCGGTGCGAGGCATTGGCCGGTGGACCGTCGAGATGTTGCTGATCTTTCAGCTGGGCCGTCCTGATGTCCTGCCGGTCGATGACTTCGGCGTGCGTAATGGATTCCGGATCGCCTATAAGAAAGCGGTGATGCCGACCCCTCAAGAGCTGTTACGATATGGGGAACGTTGGCGGCCGTATCGTACTGCAGCTGCCTGGTATCTCTGGCGCGCAGTCGACCAGGCAAAAGCCATGCGAACCGGAGCGCTCCTGTCGAAACCCTCGACAAGGCGAATCTCAAATGGCCGACCCGCATAA